Proteins co-encoded in one Streptomyces sp. JH34 genomic window:
- the trxA gene encoding thioredoxin, with protein MIHAEGVAEVTDATFDEKVLGAGIPVLVEFTADWCGPCRQLAPVLGAIAKEEAGRLEVVQIDVDHNPGITSRYAVLSMPTLMVFRDGEPVKSMVGARPKRRLLQELEDVLPAAV; from the coding sequence ATGATCCACGCAGAAGGTGTGGCCGAGGTGACCGACGCCACGTTCGACGAGAAGGTCCTGGGAGCCGGGATCCCGGTGCTGGTCGAATTCACCGCCGACTGGTGCGGCCCGTGCCGTCAGCTGGCCCCGGTACTCGGCGCGATCGCGAAGGAGGAGGCCGGCCGGCTCGAGGTCGTACAGATCGACGTGGACCACAACCCGGGGATCACCAGCCGCTACGCGGTGCTGTCGATGCCGACCCTGATGGTCTTCCGGGACGGCGAACCGGTGAAGTCGATGGTCGGCGCCCGGCCCAAGCGCCGGTTGCTCCAGGAGCTGGAGGACGTACTGCCCGCGGCGGTCTGA